Below is a window of Janthinobacterium lividum DNA.
GCTCCGGCCTTTACGGCAGGCATGGCCGCCAACCTGGCGGAAATCAACGCGATTGCCAATAACCCGAAAGCGGCCACGTTCGACAACACCATCGTCGCCATGGAACGCTCGGGCCAGTTGCTGAGCCGCGTGCGCACCGTGTTTTCCGTGATGTCCGGTTCCAACACGAATGACACGATCCAGGGCCTGGAACGCGAGCTGGCGCCGAAAATGGCGGCCCACAGCGACGCGATCATGCTCAACGACAAATTGTTCAAGCGCATCGATACCCTGTACGCCAAGCGCGACAAGCTGGGCCTCGATGCCGAATCGAAACGCCTGCTGGAGCGCTATCACACGGATTTCGTGCGCGCGGGTGCCAAGCTGTCGGCGGCTGACAAGGAAAAGCTGCGCGCCTACAACGGCCAGCTGGCTGCCCTGTCGACCAAGTTCGCGCAGAACGTGCTGAAAGAATTGAACGCCTCGGCTGTCGTCGTCGATACGCGCGAAGAACTGGACGGCCTGTCGCCAGCCGCTATCGAAGTGGCCGCAGGCCTGGCCAAGAAGCGCGGCCTGGATGGAAAATATGTGATCGCCCTCGTCAACACGACGGGCCAGGCGCCGCTGTCGCTGCTGACCAACCGCGCCGTGCGCGAACGCATCATGGCCGCTTCGCAAGCGCGTGGCAGCCGTGGCGGCGAGTTTGACAACACCCAGGAAGTGCTGGAACTGGCGAAACTGCGCGCCGAACGTGCCGCGCTGATGGGCTACCCGAATTACGCTGCCTATTCGCTGGAAGACCAGACGGCGCACGACACCACCGCCGTGAACGCCTTGCTGGGCGAGCTGGCGAAGCCGGCCGTCGTCAATGCGCGCCGTGAAGCGGACGATATCCAGAAGGTCATCGATGCAGGAAAAGGCGGCTTCAAGGTGGGCGCTGCCGACTGGGCTTTCTACAGCGACAAGGTACGCGCAGAACGCTACAACTTTGACGAGAATCAACTCAAACCGTACTTTGAGATGCACAGCGTGCTGACCAAGGGCGTGTTCTTTGCCGCTGGCAAGTTGTACGGCCTCACCTTCAAGCAGCGCACCGACTTGCCCGTCTACACGGCTGATATGCTGGTGTACGACGTCTTCAATGAAGACGGCACGCAGCTGGCCATTTTCACGCTCGACCCTTACGCGCGCAGCAACAAGCGCGGCGGCGCCTGGGCGAATGCCTATGTGGGCCAGTCAAGCTTGCTGAACCGCAAGCCGGTCATTGCGAATAACCTCAACATTCCGAAGCCGGAAGCGGGCCAGCCGACCCTGATGACGTTTGACGAAGTCAACACCATGTTCCACGAATTCGGCCATGCGCTGCACGGCATGTTTTCGAACGTGAAATACCCGCGCTTTGCCGGTACCAGCGTGCCGCGCGACTTCGTCGAATACCCGTCGCAAGTCAATGAAATGTGGGCGCTGTGGCCGGAAGTGCTGCAAAACTACGCCAAGCACTACCAGACGGGCGCGGCCATCCCTGCCGAACTGCTGGCCAAAGTGACGGCGGCCGACAATTTCAACCAGGGTTACAAAACCACGGAATACCTGGCATCGGCTCTGCTGGACCAGCGCTGGCATCAGCTGACCCCGGCGCAGATCCCTAGCGACGTGCTGGCGTTTGAGAAAGCCGCCTTGACGGATGCGGGCGTCGATTTCGCCCCGGCGCCGCCGCGCTACCGCAGCACCTATTTCTCGCACGCGTTCGCGGGCGGCTATTCGGCCGGCTATTACGCGTATCTGTGGTCGGAAAAGCTCGATGCCGACACGGTCGAGTGGTTCAAGGAAAACGGCGGCCTGACGCGCAAGAATGGCGACTGGTTCCGTAATAAACTGCTGTCGCGCGGCGGCAGCGCCGATGCGCTCGACATCTACCGCAACTTCCGTGGCCGCGATGCGAAGATCGAGCCGCTGCTGGAACGCCGTGGCTTGAGCGTTAAATAAGCCGGCAAGTAAGTCGTGTGATTCCGGCGTTAAAGCCGGGTGCATGAAAATGGCTGCCAAGCGATTGGCGGCCATTTTTATTTGGAGATGTTGATGACAAACCGTGGTAAACCGCGCATTTGGCGTGATGCACCACAGGATAGCCCATGTTGGATGACGCCTGTGTGACAGGCTGCTATGATCTGCCACTGGCCCGCGACGCGATCGCGGTTCTTCCCGCGCTTCCTGAAAGATGTCATGATCCGTCCACAACTGCTCGTCATCGCCGCCAGTGTCATGCTGGCCCACGCCGCTCCGTCCGCCATGGCTGCCGCCACTGCAAAATCCACGCCTGCCGCCGCCGTCAGCGCCCAGAACCCTCTGCTCAAAGCGAGTCCGCTGCCGTTTCAGATGCCGCAGTTCGGCCTGATCAAGGATGCTCACTACGCGCCGGCGTTTGCCGAAGGCATGAAACGTCAGCTGGCCGAAGTCAACGCCATTGCCAACAACCGCCAGGCGCCCACGTTTGAAAACACCATCGTGGCCCTCGAGCGCACGGGGCAGTTGCTGCACCGCGTGCAGAGCATCTTCAGCAACATGACCTCGACCAACACGAATAGCGTGCTCGAAGCGGTGGAAGTGGACGTGTCGCCGAAACTGGCCGCGCATGGCGATGCGATCACCCTGAATCCGAAACTGTTTACCCGCATCGACACCCTGTACGCCAAGCGCGACAAGCTGGGCCTCGATGCCGAATCCTTGCGCTTGCTGGAACGCTATCACACGGATTTCGTGCGCGCCGGCGCCAAGCTGTCCGATGCGGACAAGGAAAAACTGAAAGCCTACAACGCCGAGCAGGCTGGCCTGGAAACGGCTTTCGCGCAAAACGTGCTGAAGGAAACGAATGCCAAGAGCATCGTCGTCGACACGCGCGCTGAACTGGCCGGCATGACGGACAGCGATATCGACACGGCCGCTGCCGCCGCCAAGGAGCGCGGCTTGACGGGCAAGTTCCTCATCGCTCTCGTCAACACCAGCGGCCAGCCGCCGCTGGCGGTATTGACGGATCGCAAGACACGCCAGCGCCTGATGGATGCGTCGCTGAACCGCGGCAGCCAGGGCGGCGAGTTCGACAACCGCGCCATCGTGCTGAAGTTGGCAAAGCTGCGCGCCGAACGGGCCACCCTGCTCGGTTACGCCAATTACGCCGCGTATTCGCTGGAAGACCAGACGGCCAAGACCACCACGGCCGTCAACACCCTGCTGTCGGAACTGGCGAAACCGGCCGTCGCCAATGCGCGCCGCGAAGCGGCCGACCTGCAGCAAGTGGTCGATGCGGAAAAAGGCGGCTTCCAGGTAGCGGCGGCCGACTGGGCCATCTACACGGACAAGCTGCGCAAGCAACGTTTTAATTTTGATGAAAACGAGCTGAAACCGTACCTGGAATTGAATAGCGTGCTGAACAACGGCGTCTTCTTTGCCGCCAATAAACTGTATGGCATCAGCTTCAAGGAGCGTAAGGACTTGCCGGTGTACAACCCGGACGTGCGCGTCTACGACGTGCTGGATGCCGACGGCAAGCCGCTGGCCCTGTTCATCGCCGACTTCTATGCGCGCGGTAACAAGCATGGCGGCGCGTGGATGAATGAATACGTGTCGCAATCGTCGTTGATGGGCACGCACCCGGTGGTGGCTAACCAATTGAATATTCCGAAGCCGCCCGCCGGCCAGCCGACCTTGCTGACGTTTGATGAAGTGACGACCATGTTCCACGAATTCGGCCATGCGCTGCACGGCATGTTTTCGAACGTGAAATACCCACGCTTTGCCGGTACCAGCGTGCCGAGCGACTTCGTCGAGTACCCGTCGCAAGTCAATGAAATGTGGGCCGTATGGCCGGAAGTGCTGCAAAACTATGCCAAGCACTACCAGAGCGGCGCGGCCATGCCGCAGGAATTGCTCGACAAGGTCACGGCGGCGAAGAAATTCAACCAGGGCTTCATGACGACGGAATACCTGTCGGCGGCTCTGCTGGACCAGCGCTGGCATCAGCTGGCGCCGAGCCAGATCCCGACGGACGTGCTGGCCTTTGAAGCGGCATCCTTGAAGGATGCGGGCGTTGACTACGCGCCCGTGCCGCCACGCTACCGCACCAGCTACTTCTCGCACAGCTTCTCGGGCGGCTACTCGGCAGCGTATTACGCCTACCTGTGGTCGGAAAAATTGGATGCGGAATCGGTTAACTGGTTCAAGGAAAACGGCGGCCTGACGCGTAAGAATGGCGACTGGTTCCGCAGCAAATTGCTGTCGCGCGGTGGCAGTGTCGATGCGCTGCAACTGTTCCGTGACTTCCGCGGCCGCGATGCCACCGTGGAACCTTTGCTGGAACGCCGGGGCTTGAAGGCCAAGTAAGCCGTCCTCATCTGAAGCTTGCGTTGCGTTGACATGGCGCACGCAAGCTTTCCGTGCCGGCGGCGTAGAATTGAGTAAGATGTAAATAAGAGGGCAGTTGAAAGAGTATATGAGTCAGCAAGATTTGAATGGCATTACCCTGGAAGGTATCGTGACGCGTCTGCACGCCCACTACGGTTGGGACGGTCTAGCCAAGCACATCGATATCAATTGCTTCATCAGCGATCCCAGCATCAAGTCGAGCCTGAAGTTTTTGCGCAAGACCCCGTGGGCCAGAAGCAAGGTGGAACAATTGTTCCTGGACACGCAATTTACTGACTGACAGGAAAAAACATGGATAGCAAACTCAAGGAATCTCTGCAACAACTGCATTCGACACTAGCAACCAGCGGTCCCGTCGATGAAGAACTGCATGGTTTGCTGCAAAAACTCGATGTCGACATCAAGCTGCTGATGGAAAAGCGCGCGGCGCAAGAGCAGGAAGAAGAGTCGACGACCTATGGCCTGGCCGAGCGCAGCCAGGAATTGTCGGCGAAGTTCGCCGTCAAGCATCCGAAACTGGAGCCGGCGTTGCGGGAACTTGGTGAAATTTTAGCCAATATGGGTATTTAAGCAAGTTGCGGGAAATGCCGGGCCTTGTCCTGCCGGGACGGGCCTTCTTTCCCCAAGTGATTGAAAAATAAACGTTTTTTGCACTGAAATCCAACAGTAAAAAGCAGGCCGTCAGGTTGGAAATGGCCAATTCCGGTACAATCCGTACCCTATGAGCTCCCCTACCAATTTATTTGCGACCGTTCCCAAGCGGTCTGCCCGCGCTGCCGTGGCGCCTTTCCTGCCGATGTCGCGCGCCGAGATGGACGCGCTGGGCTGGGACCAGTGCGACGTCATCCTCGTCACGGGCGACGCCTACATCGACCATCCGAGTTTCGGCATGGCCCTGGTTGGCCGCCTGCTCGAAGCGCAAGGCTACCGTGTCGGCATCATCAGCCAGCCGGACTGGCTGTCGGCCGAAGCGTTCCGCATCCTCGGCAAGCCGCGCCTGTACTACGGCATTACTGCCGGCAACATGGATTCCATGGTCAATCAGTACACGGCCGACCGCAAGATCCGCTCCGACGACGCCTACACGGCAAATGCGGAACCGAATAAACGTCCGGACCGCGCCGTCACCGTGTACGCCCAGCGCGCGCGCGAAGCGTATTCCGATGTGCCTATCGTCATCGGCAGCATCGAGGCGTCATTGCGCCGCATCGCCCATTACGATTACTGGTCGGACAAGGTCCGCCGTTCCGTCTTGCCCGATTCCAAGGCTGATTTGTTGATTTTCGGTAATGCCGAGCGGGCGCTGGTCGACCTGACGCACCGCCTGGCCGCCGGCGAACACATCAAGGATATCCGCGACTTGCGCGGCACGGCCTTCATGGTGCCGTCCGGTTGGTTGCCTGGCGACGACTGGGGCGTGCACAATTCCACCCGCGTCGACGTGCCAGGCAAGATCGACCCGCACTACAGCCCGTACGAGATGGTGCAGGAAGACAAGACCGCCTGCGCCACGGAAAATGCCTCGAAATCGGCCGCAGTCATCAAGCCGATCCGCATCATGAGCCGCGAAGAGCGCTTGGCCATGGCCAAGGAAAAGCACGACAAGACGGTCGTGCGCCTGCCCGCGTATGACGTCGTCAAGGATGATCCCGTGATGTACGCGCATGCGTCGCGCGTGTTCCACCTGGAATCGAATCCCGGCAATGCGCGCGCCATGGTGCAGGCGCACGGCGAACGCGACGTGTGGCTCAACCCGCCGCCGCTGCCGCTGGCCATGGACGAGATGGATGGCGTGTACGACATGAATTACGCGCGCGCCCCGCACCCGAGCTATGGCAAGGCGCATATCCCCGCCTGGGAAATGATCCGCTTTTCCGTCAACATCATGCGCGGCTGCTTCGGCGGCTGTACCTTCTGCTCGATCACCGAGCACGAAGGGCGCATCATCCAGAGCCGTTCGGAACCGTCGATCCTGCGCGAAATCGAGCATATCCGCGATAAGACCAAAGGCTTTACGGGCACCATTTCCGATATGGGTGGCCCGACGGCGAATATGTACCGCCTCGCTTGCAAGGAAAAAGAGATCGAAGTCTCGTGCCGCCGCCTGTCCTGCGTGTATCCGTCCATCTGCGTCAACCTGGGCACGGATCACAGCAAGCTCATTTCCCTGTACCGCAAGGCGCGCGCCATCCCGGGCATCAAGAAAGTGCTGATCAGTTCGGGCTTGCGCTATGACCTGGCCGTGCGTTCGCCCGAGTACGTCAAGGAACTGGTCACGCATCACGTCGGTGGCCTGCTGAAGATCGCGCCCGAGCACACGGAAGAGGGGACCTTGTCGAAGATGATGAAGCCTGGCATCGGCGCGTATGACGAGTTCAAGGAAATGTTTGACCGTTTCTCGCTGGAAGCAGGCAAGAAGCAGTACCTGATCCCCTACTTCATCGCCGCCCATCCGGGCACGACGGACCTGGATATGCTGAATCTGGCCCTGTGGCTGAAGAAGAACAATTTCAAGCTGGACCAGGTGCAAACCTTCATGCCCACGCCGATGGCCATGGCCACGACGATGTACCACACGCGCAAGAATCCTTTGCGCAAGGTCACGGCCGATTCGGAAGTGGTGGAAACGGCCCGTAGCGGCAAGATCCGCCGCACGCATAAAGCCTTCTTGCGCTACCAAGACCCGGCCAACTGGCCGATCCTGCGCGAAGCGCTGGTCAACATGGGCCGTGGCGACTTGATCGGCAATGGCGACAAGCATTTGATCCCGGCATGGACGTCGTCGGAATCGGGCGGCCTGGCCGCAGGCGAACGCAGCCGCCAGACGCATGGCGCTGGCACGCCGGACAAGTTCAAGGTTACGCCGGGCAAGAACCGCATCGCCCTGGGTGGCACGGCAGCGGCGCCCAAAGCGTCCGCCGCCGAATCGAAGGTGCGCCCATCGATCCTGTCGACCATCAAAACGAAGGCCAAGCCGGCCGTCGTACCGATGGGCCGTGGCAGCAAGCCGCCAGCCAAGGGCGGCCATGCCGCGTCAGCACGGGGCGGACGCAAGTAAACGGCCCCCGGCCCCTCGGGCATAGCCTGAAAACCCGGCAACGCGTACTGCGTTGCCGGGTTTTTTGCTATCTGCGCACCAAGATGGGGCGCGGCACGCCATGGTGGCGGGATTTTTACCAATATTTAAAAATTGGATAGAGCAAAAGGCAATTTTCCCTTGTGGCAACTTGGTGTTTGAAAATATACTCGTTGAATATTTAGCCGTACGGCAACAATGCTGCCATTCTGGCAATCGCCAGCGTACGCGACTCCCAGCGTTTAGATGAAAAGAGATGCCAATTGAAATGCCTTTCCTGCCAGGCCGAGAATAAGCCGGGCGCAAAATTCTGTTCTTCCTGCGGCACGACGTTTGCCGTTGCCACGACCGTTGCCGCCCCGATGCCAGGCAAATCCTGTAGCCAGTGCGGCCATGATTGCAAGGCCGATGCCAAATTCTGCCCCAAGTGTGCGTTCAGCTTTGCCGTGGCGCCAGTGGCGTCGCCGGAGCCGGTTTTTGAGCCGATTCCTGAGCCAGTGAGTGTGGTGCTTCCAGAACCCGCGCCAGTGGCGGCAAAGGTCGCGCAAGTTGTCCCGGAACCCGCTCCCGTCGCCCTCCCGGAACCGGTCGCGCCGCCACCGCCCGTGCTGGAAAAGCGCCGTGCCGATCCCGTACCTGCGCCCGTACCTGCGCCCGCACCGGTGCCGGAACCAGAAGCCACTCCCGCACCGGTGCCAGACCACGTTCCCGACACGCCGGCGGACAACCCACCGGCTGGCAAGCGCATGAAACTGGTCGCCGCAGCCGTCGCAGCGGTGGTACTTCTGGGAGGTGCGGGCGCTTACTATTTCTTGTCAAGCAAGCCGCCTGCCGCTGTGCCGGCACCCGCTCCAGCCTTGCCCGCGCTGGCGGACCCTGCGCCTGCCGCCGAGCAGCCGCTGGCCATCAGCGACCCTGCGCTCGATGGCGCCACGACGGCGGACCATGCCGCGACACCTGCCGCGGCCGAACCCGCGCCAGTGCCGGCGGCCGAACCTGCACCTGCGCCAGCGCCAGCACCAGCACCGGTCCCGGTTGCGGAAAAGCCGGCCAAGCCCGTCAAGGCCGTGCCGCCACCGGCGCCTGTCAAGCAGACTAGCGGCCTGGAAAGCGTGATCACGGAGAGCCTGTCGGAAGCGAGCCATTGCATGAGCCAGCGCAAATACGACTGTGCCATTGCCAATGCGAATGCCGTGCTGCGTATGGACACGGGCAACCGCCATGCGCTCGACATCAAGCGCAAGGCGAAAGAGGCGCAAGACAAGGCACTGTCGCAAATTCAGATCGAGTAAGCCGCGCTGCTCGCCTTCCATTCCAATTTTGATCCTCCTGGAGAATGACGTGAAAAACTTGAAACAAATTGCCAAGCCCATGGTGGCGCTGCTGGTCGTGTCCTCGATGCTGGCCGGCTGCGCCGCGCCTGGCGGCCCTGGCGCCACGGGCAATTCCACCACCGCAGGCACGGAAGCGGCCACCGGCGAATGCAATACGGCCATGCTGGCCGGCATCGGCGCCGTCGTGGGCGGCTTGCTGGGCGGTGGCAACAACACCGTGCGCGGCGCGGCCCTGGGCGCCAGCCTGGGCGCGCTCGCCTGTGTGGCCCTGAATTATCAAAGCCAGCAAGTCAAGACGGCGCAGCAGGTGCAGACCGATTACAAGGTGGCCAACAAGGGCAAGCTGCCCGAGCAATCGACCTTGGTGAAGTACGAGACGGGCTTTACGCCGTCCTCCGTGCGTCCGGGCCAGAAGGCACAGACCAATTCGTATATCGAAGTGGCGGCCGGCACGCGCGATCCGAACCCGCTGGTGGAAGAAGAATTGAGCCTGTACAAGCCAAATGGCGACCTGATCAAAACCGTGCGCAAGGTGGTCAGCAGCAATAACGGCAGTGGCGCCTACAAG
It encodes the following:
- a CDS encoding YgiQ family radical SAM protein is translated as MSRAEMDALGWDQCDVILVTGDAYIDHPSFGMALVGRLLEAQGYRVGIISQPDWLSAEAFRILGKPRLYYGITAGNMDSMVNQYTADRKIRSDDAYTANAEPNKRPDRAVTVYAQRAREAYSDVPIVIGSIEASLRRIAHYDYWSDKVRRSVLPDSKADLLIFGNAERALVDLTHRLAAGEHIKDIRDLRGTAFMVPSGWLPGDDWGVHNSTRVDVPGKIDPHYSPYEMVQEDKTACATENASKSAAVIKPIRIMSREERLAMAKEKHDKTVVRLPAYDVVKDDPVMYAHASRVFHLESNPGNARAMVQAHGERDVWLNPPPLPLAMDEMDGVYDMNYARAPHPSYGKAHIPAWEMIRFSVNIMRGCFGGCTFCSITEHEGRIIQSRSEPSILREIEHIRDKTKGFTGTISDMGGPTANMYRLACKEKEIEVSCRRLSCVYPSICVNLGTDHSKLISLYRKARAIPGIKKVLISSGLRYDLAVRSPEYVKELVTHHVGGLLKIAPEHTEEGTLSKMMKPGIGAYDEFKEMFDRFSLEAGKKQYLIPYFIAAHPGTTDLDMLNLALWLKKNNFKLDQVQTFMPTPMAMATTMYHTRKNPLRKVTADSEVVETARSGKIRRTHKAFLRYQDPANWPILREALVNMGRGDLIGNGDKHLIPAWTSSESGGLAAGERSRQTHGAGTPDKFKVTPGKNRIALGGTAAAPKASAAESKVRPSILSTIKTKAKPAVVPMGRGSKPPAKGGHAASARGGRK
- a CDS encoding VF530 family protein, translating into MSQQDLNGITLEGIVTRLHAHYGWDGLAKHIDINCFISDPSIKSSLKFLRKTPWARSKVEQLFLDTQFTD
- a CDS encoding DUF4404 family protein, translating into MDSKLKESLQQLHSTLATSGPVDEELHGLLQKLDVDIKLLMEKRAAQEQEEESTTYGLAERSQELSAKFAVKHPKLEPALRELGEILANMGI
- a CDS encoding M3 family metallopeptidase, which translates into the protein MIRPQLLVIAASVMLAHAAPSAMAAATAKSTPAAAVSAQNPLLKASPLPFQMPQFGLIKDAHYAPAFAEGMKRQLAEVNAIANNRQAPTFENTIVALERTGQLLHRVQSIFSNMTSTNTNSVLEAVEVDVSPKLAAHGDAITLNPKLFTRIDTLYAKRDKLGLDAESLRLLERYHTDFVRAGAKLSDADKEKLKAYNAEQAGLETAFAQNVLKETNAKSIVVDTRAELAGMTDSDIDTAAAAAKERGLTGKFLIALVNTSGQPPLAVLTDRKTRQRLMDASLNRGSQGGEFDNRAIVLKLAKLRAERATLLGYANYAAYSLEDQTAKTTTAVNTLLSELAKPAVANARREAADLQQVVDAEKGGFQVAAADWAIYTDKLRKQRFNFDENELKPYLELNSVLNNGVFFAANKLYGISFKERKDLPVYNPDVRVYDVLDADGKPLALFIADFYARGNKHGGAWMNEYVSQSSLMGTHPVVANQLNIPKPPAGQPTLLTFDEVTTMFHEFGHALHGMFSNVKYPRFAGTSVPSDFVEYPSQVNEMWAVWPEVLQNYAKHYQSGAAMPQELLDKVTAAKKFNQGFMTTEYLSAALLDQRWHQLAPSQIPTDVLAFEAASLKDAGVDYAPVPPRYRTSYFSHSFSGGYSAAYYAYLWSEKLDAESVNWFKENGGLTRKNGDWFRSKLLSRGGSVDALQLFRDFRGRDATVEPLLERRGLKAK
- a CDS encoding M3 family metallopeptidase — protein: MTRPTMLVIAASLMLAPAAAFAATATVVSATAATAAAALPVSNPFAQASSLPFNYPPFDKVQDADYAPAFTAGMAANLAEINAIANNPKAATFDNTIVAMERSGQLLSRVRTVFSVMSGSNTNDTIQGLERELAPKMAAHSDAIMLNDKLFKRIDTLYAKRDKLGLDAESKRLLERYHTDFVRAGAKLSAADKEKLRAYNGQLAALSTKFAQNVLKELNASAVVVDTREELDGLSPAAIEVAAGLAKKRGLDGKYVIALVNTTGQAPLSLLTNRAVRERIMAASQARGSRGGEFDNTQEVLELAKLRAERAALMGYPNYAAYSLEDQTAHDTTAVNALLGELAKPAVVNARREADDIQKVIDAGKGGFKVGAADWAFYSDKVRAERYNFDENQLKPYFEMHSVLTKGVFFAAGKLYGLTFKQRTDLPVYTADMLVYDVFNEDGTQLAIFTLDPYARSNKRGGAWANAYVGQSSLLNRKPVIANNLNIPKPEAGQPTLMTFDEVNTMFHEFGHALHGMFSNVKYPRFAGTSVPRDFVEYPSQVNEMWALWPEVLQNYAKHYQTGAAIPAELLAKVTAADNFNQGYKTTEYLASALLDQRWHQLTPAQIPSDVLAFEKAALTDAGVDFAPAPPRYRSTYFSHAFAGGYSAGYYAYLWSEKLDADTVEWFKENGGLTRKNGDWFRNKLLSRGGSADALDIYRNFRGRDAKIEPLLERRGLSVK